Part of the Bacillus sp. (in: firmicutes) genome is shown below.
CTGCCATATGTAACAATTGATGATGCCTTTCAGATGTATTATGAAGTGGATGGAAACGGCATTCCAATCGTTTTCATCCACCCCCCAGCAATGGGTTCCATTACTTTTAAGAAACAAAAATCGTTAGCTGAAAAATATAAAATGATTACTTATGATATAAGAGGAAATGGAGAAAGCGGCTTCTCTAATGAAGAAATAACGATTTCTTTATTAGCAGATGACATTAGGAAATTATTAGATGAACTTGAAATAAAGGAGGCTGTCATTTGCGGTTATTCTAACGGCGGTTCCATTGCCCTTGAATTTGCCTTGAAATATCCTGACCGTGTCATGGCGCTTATTCTATCCGGGGGATTTCCTAAGGTAAAAAGCTTTTTGCTCGCTCAAGAATTTCGCCTAGGTATGGTTACGGCACGGTGCAAAGGGATTAAACTATTAGCAAAGGTACTTGCCGTTAGCCATACAAAAGACAAGCATTTCCAACGGGAAATATATAAAACAATCCTCAAGATTAATCCAACAATTCTTTTTCAAATGTACAAAACCGGGCTAGTTTATAACTGTACGGATAAATTATCAAAAATAACAAAACCAGTATTATTGGTCTATGGTCGTAAAGACGATTATATTCATAAGCATTATAAATTGTTTGAAAAAAAGCTGCTAAATACAGAAATAATTTTTATTGACAAGGCAAGACACCAAATCCCAACGAAACATTTCCTGGAATTTAACAAGATTGTCGATCGATTTTTGCAAAAACTACCATCCCATTCGCGTTAATTATGATTCATTTTACAAACTTTGCTAATCTTAGCCTAGAATGTCAGTTTCTGCGCTTTCCCAAGAAATAATTTTTATGATGAATGAAAAAGGGGGTCCAGTGGATGGCCCCTTTTACTTTTCTTCATTTTGTCCACTAAGCTCAATCTTCTCTCCACCAACGGTTAAGTAACAATAGATGTCAACTTCGGGAATAGTCTTTTTCATCCCTTGAATATAAGGCTTTACTAAGTCTTTAAAATCCTCCTTTACACCAGCTTCTGCTTGCCCAAATACATATAATTTTTTTTCGTCAAATAAAAAAGTTAGAAAACCAA
Proteins encoded:
- a CDS encoding alpha/beta hydrolase, whose amino-acid sequence is MPYVTIDDAFQMYYEVDGNGIPIVFIHPPAMGSITFKKQKSLAEKYKMITYDIRGNGESGFSNEEITISLLADDIRKLLDELEIKEAVICGYSNGGSIALEFALKYPDRVMALILSGGFPKVKSFLLAQEFRLGMVTARCKGIKLLAKVLAVSHTKDKHFQREIYKTILKINPTILFQMYKTGLVYNCTDKLSKITKPVLLVYGRKDDYIHKHYKLFEKKLLNTEIIFIDKARHQIPTKHFLEFNKIVDRFLQKLPSHSR